A section of the Sebastes fasciatus isolate fSebFas1 chromosome 5, fSebFas1.pri, whole genome shotgun sequence genome encodes:
- the LOC141768529 gene encoding desmoglein-2.1-like: protein MTRVSPPVLVLLLCAAVVVVIIKSGDNLVRKRRVMCFGSKKMQENVDYTKLESIVKIRLDFEPDSNIDYSLEGIGASEYPFHVFVVDRKSGLIRVTKILDREEIDTYNLSGVAKYTDGREAETKIDIRIKVVDENDNAPVFGVIKPGEVKELSAAGTSVMKITATDADEPGNVNSQIAYSIIDQDPPGDMFTIRNDGSIYVKNSALDREKADKYTLTVKGQDLNGRPEGMSGTGTVTINVRDVNDNLPTLEKEQYEGSIEENTQNVEVMRIKAEDLDLKDTENWKAVFEIVKGNEAGYFSIHTDPKTNEGVLMLDKAVDYEDMKNLDLGLAVRNVAPPYDGSAINAGVGIGFGGGAGGAGGAGGAGGAGGEGGAGRAGGAGGPGGPTGCGSGSSTTWLGGTTYKTYPLKINVKNQPEGPSFDPKVKAIPISEGSSYTTKDVIAQYQATDEDTGKPAENVRYAKNSDPDNWLIIDPKTAEIRLNKMPDRESPFLVNGTYLAEVLCITEDMPSKTATGTVVIQLEDFNDNCPTLTSTFQAMCTTADSVIVNAKDDDYYPNGPPFHFAVIPEGTQGKWHVEHLNGTAAILRAQGPVWPGSYEVEFMVTDQQGLFCPEPQKVTVQVCTCEEGVVCGKRGAQGQNDKGASLGPGGIGLLFLGLLLLLLFLLLLLFCQCGGAGGLPGWFTKMPFVTKSHLINYHTEGQGENTKVLSDNENLGVKDGLLVYDYEGQGSLAGSVGCCSLLESDNDLRFLDDLGTKFKTRLDLPKAWLYKGGQ, encoded by the exons ATGACTCGGGTTTCTCCTCCCGTCTTAGTGTTGCTGCTATGTGCG GCTGTTGTTGTGGTGATTATTAAGTCTGGAGACAATCTGGTAAGAAAAAGAAGAGTAATGTGTTTCGGTTCAAAGAAAATGCAGGAAAACGTGGACTACACTAAACTGGAGTCTATTGTCAAG ATTCGGTTAGATTTTGAACCTGACTCAAATATTGACTACTCTCTGGAAGGTATTGGTGCAAGTGAATATCCCTTCCACGTGTTTGTAGTAGACCGTAAAAGTGGATTAATTAGGGTGACCAAAATACTCGACAGGGAGGAAATCGATACGTACAAT CTGTCTGGTGTTGCTAagtacactgatggcagagaggcagagacaaaGATTGACATACGAATCAAGGTCGTCGATGAGAACGACAACGCACCAGTGTTTGGAGTCATAAAGCCCGGGGAGGTGAAGGAGCTCAGTGCTGCAG GAACTTCAGTTATGAAAATAACTGCAACTGATGCTGATGAACCAGGGAATGTGAACTCTCAGATCGCCTATTCCATCATAGATCAGGACCCACCTGGTGACATGTTCACCATTCGCAATGATGGGTCCATCTACGTCAAAAATTCTGCCCTGGACAGAGAG AAAGCAGATAAGTACACTCTGACAGTGAAAGGTCAAGACTTAAACGGCAGACCAGAGGGAATGAGTGGAACCGGCACAGTCACCATTAATGTACGAGATGTGAATGACAACCTTCCCACCCTGGAAAAAGAGCAG TATGAGGGCAGCATTGAGGAGAACACACAGAATGTGGAGGTGATGAGGATCAAAGCAGAGGACCTGGACCTGAAGGACACAGAAAACTGGAAAGCTGTGTTTGAAATTGTCAAAGGCAACGAGGCTGGGTACTTCAGCATCCATACAGACCCCAAGACCAACGAGGGCGTCCTAATGCTCGACAAG GCTGTGGACTATGAGGATATGAAGAACCTTGACCTAGGACTAGCTGTGAGGAACGTGGCTCCACCATATGATGGATCTGCGATAAATGCTGGAGTTGGTATAGGTTTCGGAGGGGGGGCAGGTGGAGCAGGTGGAGCAGGTGGAGCAGGTGGAGCAGGTGGGGAAGGTGGGGCAGGGCGAGCAGGGGGGGCAGGGGGACCAGGCGGACCAACTGGATGTGGGTCTGGATCATCAACAACATGGCTAGGTGGGAccacatataaaacatatcCACTTAAAATCAATGTGAAGAACCAGCCGGAGGGGCCAAGTTTTGACCCCAAAGTCAAAGCTATTCCCATCTCAGAAGGAAGCAGCTACACCACTAAGGATGTTATTGCCCAATACCAGGCAACAGATGAAGACACTGGGAAACCAGCTGAGAATGTCAG GTATGCCAAGAACTCCGACCCTGACAACTGGCTGATCATCGACCCAAAGACAGCTGAGATCAGACTGAACAAGATGCCTGATAGAGAATCCCCATTCCTGGTCAATGGGACATATTTAGCTGAAGTACTCTGCATTACAGAAG ACATGCCCTCTAAAACAGCGACTGGCACAGTAGTCATCCAGTTGGAAGATTTTAATGACAACTGCCCCACCCTGACCAGTACCTTCCAGGCTATGTGTACCACCGCTGATAGTGTTATCGTGAACGCTAAAGATGATGATTACTACCCTAACGGGCCTCCGTTTCACTTTGCCGTCATCCCAGAGGGCACTCAGGGCAAATGGCACGTGGAGCATTTAAATG GCACTGCAGCTATCCTGAGGGCCCAAGGGCCCGTGTGGCCTGGTTCATATGAGGTGGAGTTTATGGTGACGGACCAGCAGGGACTGTTCTGTCCAGAACCACAGAAAGTGACGGTCCAAGTATGCACCTGTGAGGAAGGGGTGGTGTGTGGAAAACGAGGGGCCCAAGGTCAGAACGACAAAGGAGCATCGTTAGGACCTGGAGGCATCGGACTGCTATTCCTGggcctgctgctgttactac tCTTTCTTCTGTTGCTGCTCTTCTGCCAATGTGGCGGGGCTGGTGGTCTGCCAGGGTGGTTTACTAAAATGCCTTTCGTGACCAAATCACACCTCATTAACTACCACACCGAGGGTCAGGGAGAGAACACG AAGGTGCTCAGCGATAACGAGAACCTTGGCGTGAAGGACGGTCTTTTGGTTTATGACTACGAGGGCCAGGGCTCCCTCGCTGGGTCAGTGGGCTGCTGCAGCCTCCTGGAGTCTGACAACGACCTGCGGTTCCTCGATGACCTCGGGACGAAGTTCAAGACCAGACTGGACCTGCCCAAGGCATGGTTGTACAAGGGCGGACAATGA